AACCAAAATGTAATTGTAACGAAGTATGCATTCCAAAAATTTATCAGCCATTAGACTGACAATTGTTGTATTCgactttttatcaattttacCAAACGCTAGATTTGACTCAGCGGGCTTTACCAATGAATTGCAAACTTCTGTGTATTGAATCCTGCTTGCTATcgtccatgtttttttttataatattaacgcagagtttggtttaaatataaaatttattgaaacaaTTAAGAGGGAACTTATGTGTTAAGGAACTAATTTGaagtaaattataaaaattacatacaaatacaattttcgtatcaaaaaataaaactaaattaacAATTATTCAAAGTGAAACAACAAAtaagttatacccaccaccataggatggggctatactaatctggtcattccgtttatattaccccgaaatattgacctaagtCTCCATAAAGTGATCATCTCGACAAGTCGATCACtacccgtccatccgtctgtcgaaatcgcaatAGCGGTCGGacgcgtaaagcttgccgcttgaaattttgcacatatacttactattgatgtagatcgttgaggacagcaaatgggccatatcggttcagattttaatatacaaattgtaaattttgcccatgtacattccactaagaagcagaggcaaacttctcacatatcaatgagtgcagtgcgattcaagtttaagctctaatataaggggcctccattttataacccagtccgaacggcgtaccgcagtgcgtcacctatttggagagaagttttaaatggaatagtacctcacaaatgttgccagcattaggagagaaaactaccgctgacattttttttagatagtctcgccaggagttcagcgtcataggcggacatgctaacctctgcgctacggtggcataaaccgatttgacttattgacctcctggaagccgcaacttttggctaaagttttgcagATTATGttgtgctatgacttccaaccactatgctaagtatggtccatatcggtctataacatgatatagctcacatataaaccgatctcccgatttgacaacttgagcccttacaagccgcatttttatccgatttggctgaaatgtgttctattatgacttccaacaactgtacggtttaaatcggtctataacctgatatagctcctatatgaacctatctcccgatttgacttattgatcacctggaagccccaatttttgttcgattcagctaaaattttgttgtgttatgacttccaactactatgcTAAGTTTGccccaaatcgatcaataacctgatatagctcacatgtaaaccaatctcccgatttaacattttgagcccttacaagccgcatttctatccgatttggctgaaattttgcacaaaatattctgttatgacttccaacaactgtgccaagtacggtttaaattggtctataacctgatatagctcctatctcccgatttgatttcttgatcacCTGGAAGCCCAAATTTTTGatcgattctgctaaaattatgcacatagtgttctgttatgacttccaacaactgcgccaagtacaacacaaatcggtctataacctgacacagctcccatataaaccgacctcccggtttgacttcataagcccttacaagccgcaaatttttgtccggtttggctaaaaatttgcacatagtgttttgttatgacttccaaaaattgtaccaagtatggttcaaataggtctataaactgatatagctcccatataatccgatctcccgattagacttcttaagcacCTAGAAGTCGCaagtttttccgatttggttgaaattttgtatgaggtgttccgtcatgacttccaacaactgtgccaagtatgatccaactcggtctataacctgatatagatagctcccatataaactgatatcccgatttgacttcttgagttcctggAGATGGGGTTAAATTTCGtaaggtgcaatgggtggcgctCTTTTTCCATGGACTACATTCACTAGGCAGCTATCCACCGAAACTGCCACCGTGTGAGAGTGGATGTTGTCTAGCCCCGCTTGATACgacttaatttaatttcatgTTGTGCTGCCAAACATACAGCAGCCTCATTTTCTAAATCCATTTCTTGAATTTATCGTTCAAATTTTCTTAGATACGAATTGGACGACTTGTAGTTAAAAAGTGTCAATTACATTTTAGTGTGGTTGACAGCCGCATGATAACAATGATGTCAACTTACAACCGTTTACCACCAAAACAGCGCTTTAAACGCCAAATAAAAAAGTTGAATCACAAACTAGCAACACTGTTGGCAACATTGTGAGATTTAGCAACTTTTTCCGCACAATCGTAGTCAGTTCTAGACCTTAGGCAGAAAATGTGTTGCTGTAAATACATTGACTGGTTTCCTACAGTTTtctagatttttttcttttttttgtaatattcggTTGCATGAACTATTTCAAGACCGAATAAATGTAGCGCATAACGTGTGaacagttttttgttttaaaaatctcTGAACTTTTTGTTAGTAATATTGtgttttacaaaagttttctgAAAATGTTGTTATTGCTATTATCCCTTCAAATAATCAATCTGACAATAAAGCAATTTGGTTTGTTGAACTGCCACCGTCAATGTCAGTCTTCAATGacatttctttccaaaaataatttCTCCTATAAATATTAAGAAACCCAACAGCATTCCACTGAGCCACATTACAAAGGcatattgcaaatggaccattgACATTGATCGATTTGTTACAGTGTCCTGGAAAAATCGAATTGATGAACTTAATACTCCATCCCATTGGCTATCtgttttgattttcttcaaGATACCACTATCCCTCATATAGGACAAATGCCGATTGAAAAGCCTTATATAAGGCGAACGATGGGGCAATTTGATGGTACTGGGAATTGTATACATGGGCTCTGGTAGGTATTTAGCCCATGGCCTCTTTACATACAGCTGTTGAAATAGCACAAAATCCACAATGTCATCAACACTCGGGTATATGCTGACAAGATTCAGGTTTCGGCGATTTATATAGAACTCGGTATTATTACCCACAAACATGCGCTTGTGGACGATGGAAGGCAAATTTTTTACAGCCAAGTACTGATCATAGTCTAGGGAATATACATGAATGCCTAGATTAGTACGTTCGATGTCTTGCAAAGTCTTCAGGTCGGGTTCGTAAATCCGTGACGTATACATGCTGGAGAGGTTACAAACATAGCTGTTGGTTAGAAACAAACCCACTATAAGAAACAGTAGATGTAGcatataattaaaaaatgttctacCCTTGAATACTTCATCGTAAGCGAAGATGACAATCTTTAAGGCATGTAGTAAAGAGtcaaaatatattaattttccATATTTACAATAGTTGACTACCACAATGAACAGGAACAGCACAAACAGCAACAGAAATATCATTAACCACATGTTGCTGTTGAATGAGACCAGCAGGTATAGACTCTGATCAATTTCATTGCCGGCTGGTACAATCAAATATAACGCAGCAAAATTAAAGGATTCGCTGTTCTCATAGCTTTCGTTCATAGCCAAATGAGAGGTAATAAAGGCAAATTCACCAGATGCCACAAGGTCAGTGGCATATTCGCGTTGCAGGCTTAGCTtccaaatgtcaataaactcATGCTGCAGACAACCATTGTAATGGGTTACAAAATTCTCCACAATCTTGTAGTAGATGCCCGATCTAACATAGTGTCCTTGGCGATTGTGATAACTGAAACAAAGTGGAGGAATTTCCACAAATGGAACTTTGATTTTGTAATGCTGGAAGTTTTGGTGATGTTCATAATCCAAAAACTGCGATAAATTTGTCAAGCGGTTCACTCTTAAGTTTGGAAAAGCGGTATATGAGTAGAAACTATTGCGCCAGTACAACAAAACCGAGGTGTGACCTTGTTTCCAACatctatgaaaaagttcttcCAAATCCAAGTCCTCGTTCTGAAACAATATTGTGATTGTAATATAATGGCGACGCCACAGCAACTTCTCCATGATGCTAAAGGTAATATTCAAATTCGTcatatccattctgacaatggTAAgaattttcatattgaaaattttgtagaaattttcttTCACCACTCCGGTATGGCTTATCAGGATTCTAGGCACTTCTAATTCATAGCCAATTTCCTCGAATTTTTGGCTCCCATTACTAACCTTCAGATCAATCATTAAGTGCATGTTGTATTTATGCTCCTCATTTAGTTTCTGTATTATGCTCTGAACATCCATAGTATTGCTATTGACTGGGCAATAAAGCCAAACGCAGAGAAGCAATGTCAACAAAATACAACTCTTGTAGCAGCGTTTAGCCGGTCTATTCATATTTATTACTTTTGAAACACTAaatggaattttattttttgtttatggcATATAAACGTTTTATTTATCGATATCTTAGGACATGAGAAgattttatatacatacatacatacttactACATAAATGTGGGTACCATTTCATTAAGAATAACTAAAATATTCTGTATTCAACTGTATAATAAcatattttcgaaattctatGGTGCACAAtagcgaaaaaaaaattggttgtcaCTTATGTCACTGTCCAAGTTGAAACAAAGAAAGCTCATATAGTTTAGTAAAAGAAAGTTAAATAATAAGTGGCCTACCTTTTAATTAATaaagaagtaagagcgtgctaagttcggtcgggccgaatcttatgtaccctccaccatggatcgcatttgttgagttctatgcgcggtattactttaaatcaaattatagtccaattcggaccataaatgaatgctgaacattgtagaagtcattgtgtaatatttcaattcgttccgataagaattgcgccttgtaggggctcaagaagcaaaatctggagatcggtttatatgggaactgtatcaaactattgatcgattccgaccatattagatacgtatgttgaaagtcatgagagaagccgttgtacaaaatttcttccaaatcggatgagaattgcgccctatagaggctcaagaagtcaatctcccagatcggtttatatggcagctatatcaaaacatggaccgctttgaaccatacttagcgcagtcgttgaaagtgataccgaaatactacgtgtaaaatttaagtcaaatcggatgagaattgcgccctctagaggctcaagaagtcaagacccaagatcggtttatatggcagatatatcaaaacatggaccgatttgaaccatacttagcgcagctgttgaaagtgatactgaaataccacgtgcaaaatttcagtcaaatcggatgagaattgcgccctctagaggctcaagaagtcaagacccaagatcggtttatatggcagctacatcaaaacatggaatgaTTTTGcccctttacaatcccaaccgacctacacttatattaagtatttttgcaaaatttcaagcggctagtttttctgcttcgaaagttagcgtgctttcgacagacagacggacggacatggccagatcgacttaaaatgacatgatgatcaagaatatatatactttatggggtctcagatgtatatttcgaggtgttacaaacagaatgacgaaattagtatacccccatcctatggtgaagggtataaaacgaAACAAATATGACGCTGGTTCCAGTGGTAtcgtttttcttttcattgcaTTTATAAAGAAATATACAATTAATttctatatatgtacatatctTATATATCGGGCATAATAAAACGTAGAGCACTGGTTtatgaaaaacattaaaataattGTCACAGTAGAACAATATCGTGGCAAAATACTATTTTTGTTAGTCATTAAAGAGCTATACAAGAAGAATTCATGGAAATATGACTAGCCATATAGCCATACTAAGCTACAAATTTTATAGTTATTGCAGAATAGAAAAAAGCGCCCACCTCTGCATGTGTtgcacaaaaattcattcaatgaCGTTCAGTCGTGACATGCCAAAAATGAACATAAACATTGGGGTTGTTCAATTTGTGtggaataaaacaaaaacacgaAACAGTACTAAAACCACTCTTTTCCTAAGGacagggtacaaaaactactctttctctctaaggaatgggtactaaaactactgtttctaaggaaagggtactaaacccaccatttccttaaggaaaggaaactaaaaccaccctttccatagttaaagggtacaaaaactaccctttccccaaggaaaagttactaaaactaccctttccctaaggaaaatgtactaaaactaccctttccttaaggaaaaggtactaaaacctgCCTTTCCTTAAAAAAGGGGTCTCAAAACTATACGTTCCTATGGAAAGGGTCCTAAAACTGCCCCGTTCCTAAGGAAAGGTTTACTAAAACAACAGATTTACTAAAACAACCATGTTCATTAAGAAAAGGTACAaaacctaccctttccctaaggaaagggtaataaaactattcTTCCCTAccgaaaggatactaaaattaTTCTTCTCTaatgaaaaggtactaaaactaccctgttcctaaagaaagggtaccaaaactacgatgttcctaaggaaagggtactaaaacttccctgtTCCTAAgaaaatgatactaaaactacactttccctaatGAAATGGTAATAAGACAACCTtaccctaagaaaagggtactaaaactacaattttcatAAGGAAATGGAACTAAAACTACTACCCTTTCCGTAAGGAAAGAgttctaaaactactctttccataaggaaaggatactaaaacaaccctttatCTTAGGTAAGGGGACTAAAATTACAgtttctctaaggaaagggtaccaaaactactctttcccttaggaaagggtaccataATTACCCTTTCGCTTAGGAAAGGGTTccaaaactatcctttcactacggaatgggtactaaaactttgcTTTCCCTAATTAAAgcgtactaaaaataccctttccctaaggaaagggtactaaaactatcctttgccTAAGGTAAGGCTATTTAAACtagcctttccctaaggaatgggtactaaaacttcactttccctaagaaatggggtttaaaacttccctttccctaaTTAAAGGgcagtaaaactaccctttccctaattaAAGGgcagtaaaactaccctttccctaattaaagggtactaaaactaccctttcccttattaaagggtactttaactacccttgcatatatgggagatatatccaaatctgaaccgatttggaaatCTTCCtatatcaagagtcataagaaattttttcctgccgattttcgagagaatcggttaacaaatggccattttattgtagtattactgcaaatcggacgaacatatatatgggagctatatccaaatcagaaccgattggtgtacttatcaaagggtctatctctcttccttttgggtgatACAAACATATGCAttaagttaaaataccctgtaccacagtagtggtgtagggtataataattaacTTAAATTGGCACGGATTACAAGGCGGCTTACTGATATATTAGCGATGAGGAGCAGATTATATTGATCCCTTTTCAATGTTTgttgtatatatgtgtgtgtatgtatgtgtgtgcctTATGCCATGCGACCTCCACTACCATTCCAGAGATGGTCATTTTTGCACTGAACGACGATGAGGACTGGTAGATAGGTAGGTGGCTCGCAATGGGAAACATTTAGGGCATGGACGCCTTGCGGCCACATTCTTGTATAACCTACTCATGCATATACTTTAACGCTGGATAATAAATGAGATTTAATCTGTATTGATTTATTTGGAGATGCCTTTAATTTATCGGCCATCTAGCAGCCATAATTTATAATCAtagataatattttttttttccttttgcgcAGCGCAGTGATTGTGGTGGCGTAGTAGCATGGTGTGCTTGCAGTACAGCAATCTTTGCCTGCGGTGCACATGCATGGAATATTAAATAGTTTCAAACCCCTTCGCTCTTTCAAAGAAGACTTCTTGGGTTGGGGAAACTTCTTCTCTGCGGATGTGAGTGTAGGTTTGAGCGTGTAATTTTCTCAAATGTATGGAATGTATTTTAATTAAGTATCGGTCTGCAATGTTCAAAAACCATTCTTGCATATATATTAGCCATTACTATTATTGGCGAGATTCAACATCGttgattttgcaaaatttatgtGAATACCAAATCTTGCTCAGCACGATGGCAGCAGGTAGTATGGGTATGGACAGTTTTGCATACATTTGTTGTATTTgcattttaaagttttagaGTAAAACATTGTTTTATGGAAATGCTGTGAAACAAAGCATATCATAAGTAATGCATGGGAACGGTATGAGAATACGGACTGTCAGAATTGCTAAAGAATCAAATGGAAAATAGCTTCTTTAGAGTCaacaagaaagagcgtgcttagttcggccggccgaatcttatataccctccaccatggatcgcattctagtcgagttctatgcgcgatatctctttttaggcaaacaaagaatattgaataagaactgttatgccattggagctatatcaagatatagtatagattcggaccacaaatgagtgctgaactttgtagaagtcattgtgtaatatataattgagccttgtaggggctcaagaagcaaaatcggaagatcggtttatatggcagctgtatcaagctattgatcgattcagaccatattagacacgtatgttgaaggtcatgagagtagccgttgtaaaaatttctgccaaatcgcatgttaattgcgccctctagaggctcaagaagtcgagatcccagatcggtttatatggcagatatatcaggtaatgttccgatttgcaccatacttagcacagttattggaagtcataacgaaacacctcatgcaaatttcagacaaattggatgagaattgcgcactctagaggctcaagaagtcaagatctaagatcgttttatatgacagctataccagattatgaaccgatttgaatcatacttggaaccaaaacaccatatgcaaaatttcagtcgaatcgggcgagaattgtgccctatagaggctcaagaagtcaaaacctaagatcgttttatattgcagcgatatcaaaatatgtaccgatttggccctttacaatcccaaccgaccttcactaataaaaagtatttgggcaaaaatttcaagcggctagctttactccttcgaaagttggcgtgctttcgacagacagacggacatggctagatcgacttaaaatgacatgacgatcaagaatatatatagtttatggggtctcagacgcatatttcgagatgttacaaacagaatgacgaaattagtatacccccatcctatggtgaagagtataacaagtaaaaaggcattgagttcggccgggacaaacttcggatacccaccacctcgtgtttATATATAAACCCCCTCTAACTTATgtaaccaaattcggcatggacattgagtggtcttatatagATATAAGTTGaactttgtatttaaaatttcaacagaagcgggtaatatataaagcttttatgggcttcggaccctttatcggagatcagtctatatgacaactatatctaaatacagtcctttttttaccatatttgggtcggatggcgggtggcctgaaactactcactaaatatagttcgatctgaatcatatttaggtcctatatTAGAAGGCCTAAAAATactcaccgttttaaatttcagcgaaatcagattaaaaataaagcttttatgggcttcagaccctttatcggcagatcggtctatatggcagctatatctaaatatagtctgatctgaaccatatttacgttgGAAGTTGAGAGGcttgaaactactcactgtttcaaatttcagcgaaatcggttaaaaaataaagcttttatgggcttcagaccctttatcgggagatcggtctatatggcagctttatctaaacaaagttcgatctgaaccatatttgggttagatgtcgggaggtttaaaactactcactatttaatttcagcaaaatcggatgaaaaattaagtttttatgtgcattagaccctttatcggaaaatcggtcgatatagcagctatattcaaatttggtccgatttcgcccgttcaaaaacttaaccagcgtgcatcaaaaagacgtatctgtgccgaatttcagctcaatatctcaattttttaggctgtagagtgattacaacagacggacgaacaggcaCACGGGCATTTtaaaatcggcttagaattttacgacgatccgaaatatatatactttgtagggtcggaaattgatatttcgttgtgttgcaaacggaatgactaaatgaatataccccctatcctacggtggtgtgtataaaaatggtaGGCAAATCAAATCAAACTAATTTTAGCTAGACCTTCTTAAATGCAAATTAACCAATCATTAAAGCTAggacaaaaatttacaaattttcatttaaccTTTAAATATGTTATTTCGAAATAACCTAGGGATGCAAGAACCAATTACatcaatttaagattttttttatgccatattctcACGATTCTTAAAGGATTTGGTTTGCAATAAAGCAGAAGAATATAAGCagctttttattttacattatttGCAATTACCTACAAAGGATTTTCTCACTTATTTTTCCCTATTCATTCTTGGCACAACAAATGTAAGGTTTTTATTCGCTGAAATATACACCCATCCGATGATAACTCAACGTTATTGTCTACCAAATTACCGCTATTCaactgaaacaacaacaacacccagagtaagagtaagagaaGAGATGAAAGAGATGCCATGCCAAGCCATACCACACAGAGCCCATATCAGATGTTGCCAGACATGAGAGATTTTAATCAGACCACAGTAACAGCTGTTTTTGCACCTACCTTacctttttggttttctttgttttgttgttggtagAAACGATGTGAAATTTCAAACTTGCCAAAATAAATACCTGCCCatccaaaaaaacacaaaaagggGAATATAAAgaataccaacaacaacagcagcagaagCATAAAGACGGCTAACGACAAAAATGTACACAGCAACAAATTTACAGTTATGAAAATTAAACACCATTAAAAACTACGAAATGAGTATGTACCTGTTTTCATCACAGCAGCCCATAAAGCAGCACAAAACCTCTCAAAGGAAGCTATGGCCAGAGGGATGGCAGGACGGACATATGGCTTGAATATCGTTGCCTGTTAACTGTGTAGAAGAACCCTGCTAACGAGCTATCCAAACGGATCCCTTTTCTTTGAAATATGGCACGAAaattgaaatggaaatttcatttcatgtaAACACGCTAAGTAAACGGTACCTCTCAAGAGGGTGTTGCAAAGAGGAAGTGAAGCAGAGAAGGCTAGAGATAAGGGAATATTTTACGCAAAACCCACACGCACACTTACTTTTACCCATACTGCATCCATCTCTCACAAATGATGGGTCGATTATATGGCGTATAAAAAAAGATCTCAACATCCTGTCCTTGAAGGATGTTATATAAAGAAAGGTGCAACAGCAAATAAATCTGTAGGTGGTTTGTTAGTGATTGAATGTTGGAAGTAAATATACTATAATGAaggtatgaaatgaaaaactCCCTCTCTTGACATGCAATATGTTTGAACATCACAAATCGCAAAGTATTGGCAAATGATTAACaggtaaataaaaataaaaaataaacgctTGGATACCTATAGTGTTGATTTCAATTTCCTTTATTTCTTCACTATGGATATCTAAACgcctgaaataaaaaaaatattccctaCAATAaggaaaaaatgcaaatgcatcaagtaatagaacgatttgagccataaataccgcgaatgttggaagtcataacatatcAAGTTAAAGGCCATTTTCTACCATGCTAACCATGGCTTTtagatgttataacaaaacacttggtgcaaaatattagccaactcggataataattgcggcttccaggagctcagcATGTCAAatacggagatcggtttatgtgcaaGGTATACCAGATTTGAAAccaatttgcaccatacttttCATGGCCAGCCAGTCATTACAATACCATATGTAAACTAGTAAGGAAAGACTAAAATCGGGCCTCCgcccgactatataataccattCAACTATACTacaattatatatatttcttcttatatataaaaatcaatttatgtttgtttgtaggtttgtttatttctttgtttgcgtgttccttatagactcagaaaagcctgaaccgattttcttcaaattttcactgatggtgcataatgatcccgtggtgaagatagggtactaaattttttgatatctgaaggggggacggaccctcccccttaccctaattttcagaaacgtcaaatctcggagatgggtagtgcgatttaaccgaaattttgtgtgctctcttatagtaatctacaaacaaaaatttggtattcaaatttcggatggggtacctagggggggcgcccaccctaaaacctaccaaatatatatacaccaatcacaataatatgggactcaaatgaaaggtatttaagattagaacaATGTGTccgacccctaaatcggacatatttaccgactatagcaatatgggactcaaacaaaaggtattttcgagtaaaatacgaatcagatatccaaatttgggacaaagtttctgggggtccaccccttccccaaaacacccctcaaacaggacttatttactgaccatggcaatatggccaaatcggaagaatacgaatctgatatccagatttgggaccaagtgttttggggggccgcccatacctgagaacataccccaaagaagacaaatttacgatcatagcaatatgggactcaaatgaaaggtctttggaagtaaagcacgaatctcatTTCAATGTTCGGAAAAGTGTCTTTGGGGCCACCCTACCTCCATAACACcaccaaataggaaatatttgctgatcattgcactatgaggctcatataagagagtttttagagtggaacacgaatccgatatatattttcaatgccaactcactgaatggccgcccatcccccaaaacacctcccaagccgGTAATttctgccgactatggaaaaatggagctcaaattaaggatatttgggagtagaccatgaatctggcatcaacattggggaccaactgtct
This Stomoxys calcitrans chromosome 2, idStoCalc2.1, whole genome shotgun sequence DNA region includes the following protein-coding sequences:
- the LOC106084299 gene encoding uncharacterized protein LOC106084299 encodes the protein MNRPAKRCYKSCILLTLLLCVWLYCPVNSNTMDVQSIIQKLNEEHKYNMHLMIDLKVSNGSQKFEEIGYELEVPRILISHTGVVKENFYKIFNMKILTIVRMDMTNLNITFSIMEKLLWRRHYITITILFQNEDLDLEELFHRCWKQGHTSVLLYWRNSFYSYTAFPNLRVNRLTNLSQFLDYEHHQNFQHYKIKVPFVEIPPLCFSYHNRQGHYVRSGIYYKIVENFVTHYNGCLQHEFIDIWKLSLQREYATDLVASGEFAFITSHLAMNESYENSESFNFAALYLIVPAGNEIDQSLYLLVSFNSNMWLMIFLLLFVLFLFIVVVNYCKYGKLIYFDSLLHALKIVIFAYDEVFKGRTFFNYMLHLLFLIVGLFLTNSYVCNLSSMYTSRIYEPDLKTLQDIERTNLGIHVYSLDYDQYLAVKNLPSIVHKRMFVGNNTEFYINRRNLNLVSIYPSVDDIVDFVLFQQLYVKRPWAKYLPEPMYTIPSTIKLPHRSPYIRLFNRHLSYMRDSGILKKIKTDSQWDGVLSSSIRFFQDTVTNRSMSMVHLQYAFVMWLSGMLLGFLIFIGEIIFGKKCH